Within Rhododendron vialii isolate Sample 1 chromosome 12a, ASM3025357v1, the genomic segment ATGCATCGGCGATGTATTTCTCACCGTTCAAACTATTTTATTTAAAACTTTTACTCATACTCATGTTAGGAGGAGTGCTAGAATAAACCTGCTTTAAACTGTTCATAAGTTTATTTTGTATGTCTCTTATGAGGAGTGTGAAATAATGAAAATACCAATAACCTTTGCTTACATTAtaaaattattcactttttcttGCGGTGTCTAGCTTATTTTTTGAGGATTGGGATTGGGGTTGCTGATAGAGCAAATTAGTACTATTTAGATGTGTACGTATGGTCGATATTAGCAAAGTTGGGGGTGGCCCAGGCCCCCCACCCCCAAAGGTAGCTCCGTCCCTGAGCCCTAATCAACATGTTTTAGGTTCACCCATCCAAATCTCAAGCGTGTTGACAAAGGAAAGTTAATTTGTTGTCAATGTATATGCCACACATGCACAACTATATTACTAAGGAAGAAATAAATTCAAGCATACAGAACTAGGGTAAGacaattgattttaggaaccAATTTTGCTAGAATTGAGATCAACCGCAATAAGACCCAGCAATGCAAAATAATTCACTATAGTTGGTTGGAAGGGAGCAGGTTTGTTTGGTATACGATATGTTATGCCAACGATTCAACAACTTATTCGGAATACAAGACAGCCAATCAGAAATGTCCGTTTAGAGCTGAAGATAATCAAGCGAACCACAAACAAGTGAAAGGAACCTTGTTAATTGTGCAATCTTCGTCGTCGTTTTTTCCTCGTGACAAATAACTGCTTCATAATGTTTTCTCTCATCCATCCATCAATATCTAGTTACCGGATTCTAGAAAGTAAGAACGattgattaatgaaaagaaggaaatgaatAAATGTCAATGCTTTCACAATATCAGCTTTCATGGCACGCCAATATTTTGTGTGCTTGTTTCATTCTTTTAATCAATCAAGTGTGCCATGTATTAGTTTCTAGAATTCCTTATGCAGATATTGATGAAGGGACAATAAAACattattgaaagaaaaagagggaTTGAGTGGCTAACGGTTTCCTTATTTGTTGTagtatcttggatatttttgcCCCTAAACAGAGTTAGTGGTGTGTGTTTTTATTCGTTAACCACTCTCATTGGATGTTTTTGTactgggtgtgaattcttgcacTCTTGCTTCTGAACATATTTCAGGCCATTTCGCCTGTTATCAATGCTTCAATAGTTgaatgtttttgtttcttattaTTTCAGTTGTACCTAATTGTTAAAAATACACTGATGACAAATTGCTTGTGTTTTGCCAATAGCGTTGATTCGTTTGTGTAAGTGGATTTAGAAAGTCAGGGCTTAATATTTACCCAGAAAAAGTCAGGGcgtaatttttcaaaatgttacCTTTTCCTTTCAGCAACTAACCATGGGGTTATTCgaaaatattatgaaatttaTTAGTTGATCAGAATCACAGGTAGAAGGAAAGATATCTGTCAGATTGGATGGAGGGAAAGGTCAAGAAAATTGGCAGCTTACTGTGGGATGCAATATTCCGGGGAAGTGGGTTCTTCATTGGGGAGTAAATTATGTCAAGGACGTTGGCAGGTTTGCCTTTGCTCTTTTTCTGATTGTTCCTTGATCATACTCTTAGTTTGGCATTTGATGTTGAAATGGAATAAACTAGCATAAACCAATACCTGAAGGCATGGGTGCATAGACTCTgagttcaaaattcaaatcttcATGAGCTTGGGAAAATTGGGTATAAATTGTGATGATTTGTGGTTCACGGCTTCCTTTATTTCACAGGAAATTATATGCGGTGATCTATTTTAGAGCCTGTGACATTTTTCtatcttttctttcaaaatgtCGCAGTGAATGGGATCAACCTCCAGCTGAGATGAGGCCTGTGGGCTCCATACTCATTAAGGTCCTTACTGATTCCTGATTACTGATTTCCTGATTTCAGTTTGATGCATCTAGTGTTAATAGCTTACTCCCGGCATTTCTGTATATGCGTTTTGGCTATTTTTATGTTGCTCAGGATTATGCAATTGAGACTCCTCTGAAGAAATCGGCCACAGTGGTAGAAGGAAATGTGAATTATGAAGTGAAGATAGATATTTGTACAAACAAAGATGTTGCAGctataaattttgttttgaaggTTTCTCTTAACTTGCAACCATCTGAAGCTTTTGTTACATATTGTAGACATTTGATCCAATATGTTTCAGTAAAACtcttttgaaatatttgttttcctCCCTCTTGAGGGATTTGGTGTTGCAGGATGTGGAAACTGGAGCTTGGTATCAGCACAGAGGAAGAGACTTCAAGGTGGCTCTTATTGACTACCTTCGTGAAGATGGCAGTATTGTAGGAGCTAAAAAGGGTTTGGGTGTATGGTCAGGTTGTATGACTTATAACCTGTATCTCCATCATTCTGTTTGTGTTAAAGATTGATGGTTTGAGAACCTTTCCACTTATATATAACTTGGTTCGAGTCACATTCTTATTCTTCTTGGTTTGGTGTCCTATAGTGGAAGGAccttttatgctttgtttggatgggtttttgagaattttgagGTTGGTTTtgggggtaatgagtggagagagaaattagggtaatgattggagagagatagagagagaaatgagaataatgatcggagataggagtaatgagtggagagagaaatgtgagtaatgattggaagtaggggtaatgagtgtttttgagttgaatttttttttttcaagttcccatccaaacaaggcattaagtATTTGAATCTACTTGAACAAATGTGTCATCAATAATGaagtttcttttctctcttcaattttgCCTCTAGTGACAACTTCTTGATGTGGTCAATTACTAGTATGAATAATGGTGAGACACGGCATTTTTTGTATGCCAAGTCAGTGCTAATGTTTTGCTGCTTTTCCCTTAGTCTCAGATTATTTCATTTTCTGGTATTATCTCACGAGGGAAATAATCTTCATGTTTACCTGTAGACAAAGTAAAAATGTGCTGAATCCAGAAAACTGGATGGAAAAAGCCTTGAACTATCATCTTTTGCTACCTTAATTGTTTAAGcaatgtttattttgtttatgatTGTTATGTTTCTTTGCCTCCTAACATCTGGCAAGGAATTGAGAGACAAGCTTTATTGATTCCTAGGGACGTTTGGACAGCTATCCAGCATCTTCCTCAAATCAGAAGGAGCTCATCCTGAGGTTGAAGAAAGCATTGAATCCGGAGATCCTAATCTAGCTAAGCGCCTAGAGGGTTTCTTTGAGGAGCACTCTATTGTAAAGGAAGTTCATATCAATAACTCAGTGAGCGTTGTTGTACAAAAATGTCCAAAAACATCCAAGAATCTATTGCATATAGAAACTGATCTCACTGGAGACATTGTCATCCACTGGGGTGTTTGCAAGGATGATGATAAGAAATGGGAGATTCCAGCTGAGCCATATCCTGCTGAAACAACAGTATTCAAGAATAAAGCATTGCGGACTGTATTGAAGGTATATGATTTACTAAAACGAGGTTTTTAgtagaataaaaaaaacccatgtGTTTTGGTGTTACCCAGCAAAACTCTTACTGATGGGTTTTTGGTAGCACTATACAATATTTGTAGTACATGCGCACCCTCAAAAGTGATTAACATTTCTAGTCATTTTGTATGCTGGGATGTGCATGTATTTCTATGCTGAGATATTTCTATGGATTGACAAAAGTGCCACGATGGATTCTCATGGAGTGGGCTTATGGAAGGGCATTATGAAGTTTTGGGTGGACTTTTCCAAGGTATTATGGGCTTTATAGTGGGAGGGGGCACTTGGTATTGAGTGAAATTTTGGCTGGACATTTGGTGCAAACCCTGGCCTATGAGTGAAGTCTTCTTGGAACAGTAAACTTTGGTTGGACATTGGGTAACAAAGAAGTATCTAGAGAAGACTCATGACTTTTATCTATTTCAGGCATGGTCCAAATCGAGAATCAAATCTGGAATTTAGTACCTAATTTTGAGAACTGTTAATAGAATTAAATCGAGATTCAACGAACTCCACATGCTGGATGCATGAGACATTCTTTTTTGGAGGCATGACTACATCATCTAATGGGTAGACTTTTTCCTTAATCACATGCTATGACGTATGGATACTCTAAAATCCAGTCATACTCGTGGCGTTCTGGGTACCAGTACTTTGCAGGGTACTTTTGAGTATGTACTGTACACGAAACATGTACTGAAAATTTTGCCGTATCCTAGAAGTACCCCAATATATATCAGGCCGTAACCAACACAACAATGAAGTTAATTTGACAAGACTTCTTTTTTCTATGCTTTGCATGATTGTTGAATACAGATTCTGGTCCATAGGTTCTTTAGTATAATGGTAATAACTCTGTTATGTATCTTAAGTTTGGTGTTAAACTGTTATTCGATGTAGGATTCTTAATGCCCAAGTCTAGTAGCTATTTCCTTTATTAGAAGTTGAATCATTACCTATGATACATTGCTCTATATTGTACAAAATACATTTGTTACAGGATTCTGAATCCCCAAGCCTTTTAGCTATTTCATTCATTTAGGTTTTGCTGTATCAAAGTACCTGTATCGTGCTAGACCCGTACATGTACACATACTTTTTAGACAACAGGATATGGGAGTCCAAGTACCACCGACATGGTTGAAGTCTCTAAACTGTGTAGTCTATATTTGGTTCACATTTAAAAAGGGATCTAGAAACCTCAGAGAGACTAGGATAAGAGGAGAGCTGTCAAGCCCTTTCAGTTTTTGAACCTAAACATAAAAAAGTCTTGTACCATAAACATAAAAAAGTCTTGTACCATATgtccaaaaaaagaaaccagAAACAATGTTGAGGATCCAGCGAGTCCAACAGATCTAACTCATAGCATATtagaacttttttattttagtaaaaTGGTCATGGATAAGTTGTATGACCAGATGCTTGAttttaacacaaaaaattgTATGTTCCAAGTTAAGTTTTTGGAACTAAGATCACTAGTGGAGGAATATGATAGCACTCACAAGAAAAATGGAAGCTGAGGACAAAAGAGCTGGAGATGATAAGAAATGAAGGTTTCCAAGTTGTGGCAAAGTATAAGATGCAATGTTCCATGTCGCGCACCAGACATTGTTTTTTAGGCAAATTCATACTTTTTTTCACAGGTATATATGACTTGGATGAATATGTTGTGACAAACTATGACTCTGTCATAGCAGCCAAACAAGCTTAACCTTTCCCTCCATCTTTGTTGGaaaagatattttttggttGCCGATCTGGGAAAAAATCTTCTCTAGTTTAGGTCATTTCTTGCATTAATATGAATTTGAGTTAGTGTTGTAAGCAAACCCGATGCTTTAGAAACGTAATAGATTTCAAAGAAGGATAGCTACAAAGCTCTATGTTTCATGTTAGTGCAAAATTTGCTGCCTTTTGATGTCTTACCAATACGAGAACATTTTGCTTTTCTGTTCTTCTACTTTGTTTTCTCAACTGCCTTGTGAGAATTGAGGAGTGCCTATATCTGTGTGAGTTATTGGACAGCCAAACCTAATTTAAGCTACTCTTTTACTCCCATCTTGCTTTTGTTTTGCTGATTTGACAAGTTTGGATTAGGATATCTCGTTATTAGTAGTACTCTAGTCAAGAGTgtctatagttttttttttgtccctttttCTATTCTCATCATGTTATATTTGAATGACCCTTTTGTGTCATGCTtcagaaaaaagagagtgtgcAGGGTGGTTGGAGTTCATTTACTTTGGACGAAGGATACAAAGGATTTGTTTTTGTGCTCAAGATAAATGAAAACACATGGTTGAATTgtatgggaaatgatttttatGTACCCCTTCCAAATTCAAGTGGCTTGCCTGCACAATCTATTTCTGGTCAAAGACGGGAAGAGACAAATCAAGCAGTTTCTCCTGATGTATATACTGATGGAATCATCAAGGAAATAAGAAATTTGGTGGGTAACATTTCCTCAGAGAAGAGtcgcaaaacaaaaacaaaagaagctCAAGAAAGCATTCTTCAAGAAATCGAAAAGCTAGCTGCGGAAGCCTATAGCATCTTTAGAACTTCTATTCCAACCTTTTCAGAGGAAGCTGTTGTGGAATCCGAGGCATTAAAACCGGCCGCACAAATAAGTTCGGGAACGGGTTCAGGTTTTGAAATTCTGTGCCAAGGATTTAACTGGGAGTCTCAAAAATCCGGAAGATGGTACATGGAGCTCAAAGAAAAAATTGCTGAAATATCTTCTCTTGGTTTCACTGTGGTTTGGTTACCACCAccgacagactctgtgtcaccTGAAGGCTACATGCCAAGGGATTTATACAACTTGAATTCCAGGTACTGCCTCTTGAAATGCATGAAGATTCTACAGATTTTACATGCTTTGTCCCAATTTTGTGTTACTTTACCCCATCTTTGGAAAGAAAACATGTTAAAGAAATGCATTAAGATGTTACTTCTGGATAAATAGCTGCCTTCTTCCTACATTTTTCCATACATCTTTTAGTAATTTCATATTATGTTTCTTTTGAACTATTGCTGTATGTACTGATAAAGAACAGGTAACCCTCTTGCAGTTATTCTTGTTGAGAAATTCTCTCCTATGTgggtttttgctattttttgtttgttttctttttcggaGTTTTTTTGGTGCAGATATTGCATTGCCATTTAATGTTTTAACTTCGTCGATTCAAGAATTTGCACTTTTGCTTTATGTTAAATGTTTCTTGACAATTGTTAATAGGAATGAGACCGTGTATTGAGGTGTTTCTTGGTGGTTGTATGTCCTTACACAATTGGCATTTAAATAAATTTGGAATTTCCAT encodes:
- the LOC131311386 gene encoding alpha-amylase 3, chloroplastic isoform X3; the encoded protein is MSAVAIEPLRYPCRRDHPKFTSSSKKTKAFSTNYAPLPLSVGASHCRFRPARALPIRATSVDTAAVVETLQSDDVFFKETFPLERIQKVEGKISVRLDGGKGQENWQLTVGCNIPGKWVLHWGVNYVKDVGRKLYAVIYFRACDIFLSFLSKCRSEWDQPPAEMRPVGSILIKDYAIETPLKKSATVVEGNVNYEVKIDICTNKDVAAINFVLKDVETGAWYQHRGRDFKVALIDYLREDGSIVGAKKGLGVWSGTFGQLSSIFLKSEGAHPEVEESIESGDPNLAKRLEGFFEEHSIVKEVHINNSVSVVVQKCPKTSKNLLHIETDLTGDIVIHWGVCKDDDKKWEIPAEPYPAETTVFKNKALRTVLKKKESVQGGWSSFTLDEGYKGFVFVLKINENTWLNCMGNDFYVPLPNSSGLPAQSISGQRREETNQAVSPDVYTDGIIKEIRNLVGNISSEKSRKTKTKEAQESILQEIEKLAAEAYSIFRTSIPTFSEEAVVESEALKPAAQISSGTGSGFEILCQGFNWESQKSGRWYMELKEKIAEISSLGFTVVWLPPPTDSVSPEGYMPRDLYNLNSRYGNTDELKLLVKRFHEVGIKVLGDVVLNHRCAQYRNQNGVWNIFGGLLNWDDRAVVADDPHFQGRGNKSSGDNFHAAPNIDHSQEFVRKDLKEWLLWLRKEIGYDGWRLDFVRGFWGGYVKDYLDATGPYFAVGEYWDSLSYTYGEMDHNQDAHRQRIIDWINATSGTAGAFDVTTKGILHAALERCEYWRLSDQKGKPPGVVGWWPSRAVTFIENHDTGSTQVQITKAERDVYAAVIGEKVAVKIGPGYYKPPSGPQSWSLAAEGKDYKVWEAS
- the LOC131311386 gene encoding alpha-amylase 3, chloroplastic isoform X1 — translated: MSAVAIEPLRYPCRRDHPKFTSSSKKTKAFSTNYAPLPLSVGASHCRFRPARALPIRATSVDTAAVVETLQSDDVFFKETFPLERIQKVEGKISVRLDGGKGQENWQLTVGCNIPGKWVLHWGVNYVKDVGRKLYAVIYFRACDIFLSFLSKCRSEWDQPPAEMRPVGSILIKDYAIETPLKKSATVVEGNVNYEVKIDICTNKDVAAINFVLKDVETGAWYQHRGRDFKVALIDYLREDGSIVGAKKGLGVWSGTFGQLSSIFLKSEGAHPEVEESIESGDPNLAKRLEGFFEEHSIVKEVHINNSVSVVVQKCPKTSKNLLHIETDLTGDIVIHWGVCKDDDKKWEIPAEPYPAETTVFKNKALRTVLKKKESVQGGWSSFTLDEGYKGFVFVLKINENTWLNCMGNDFYVPLPNSSGLPAQSISGQRREETNQAVSPDVYTDGIIKEIRNLVGNISSEKSRKTKTKEAQESILQEIEKLAAEAYSIFRTSIPTFSEEAVVESEALKPAAQISSGTGSGFEILCQGFNWESQKSGRWYMELKEKIAEISSLGFTVVWLPPPTDSVSPEGYMPRDLYNLNSRYGNTDELKLLVKRFHEVGIKVLGDVVLNHRCAQYRNQNGVWNIFGGLLNWDDRAVVADDPHFQGRGNKSSGDNFHAAPNIDHSQEFVRKDLKEWLLWLRKEIGYDGWRLDFVRGFWGGYVKDYLDATGPYFAVGEYWDSLSYTYGEMDHNQDAHRQRIIDWINATSGTAGAFDVTTKGILHAALERCEYWRLSDQKGKPPGVVGWWPSRAVTFIENHDTGSTQGHWRFPGGKEMQGYAYILTHPGTPAVFYDHIFSHLRSEISALISLRNRNKIHCRSTVQITKAERDVYAAVIGEKVAVKIGPGYYKPPSGPQSWSLAAEGKDYKVWEAS
- the LOC131311386 gene encoding alpha-amylase 3, chloroplastic isoform X2, which produces MSAVAIEPLRYPCRRDHPKFTSSSKKTKAFSTNYAPLPLSVGASHCRFRPARALPIRATSVDTAAVVETLQSDDVFFKETFPLERIQKVEGKISVRLDGGKGQENWQLTVGCNIPGKWVLHWGVNYVKDVGSEWDQPPAEMRPVGSILIKDYAIETPLKKSATVVEGNVNYEVKIDICTNKDVAAINFVLKDVETGAWYQHRGRDFKVALIDYLREDGSIVGAKKGLGVWSGTFGQLSSIFLKSEGAHPEVEESIESGDPNLAKRLEGFFEEHSIVKEVHINNSVSVVVQKCPKTSKNLLHIETDLTGDIVIHWGVCKDDDKKWEIPAEPYPAETTVFKNKALRTVLKKKESVQGGWSSFTLDEGYKGFVFVLKINENTWLNCMGNDFYVPLPNSSGLPAQSISGQRREETNQAVSPDVYTDGIIKEIRNLVGNISSEKSRKTKTKEAQESILQEIEKLAAEAYSIFRTSIPTFSEEAVVESEALKPAAQISSGTGSGFEILCQGFNWESQKSGRWYMELKEKIAEISSLGFTVVWLPPPTDSVSPEGYMPRDLYNLNSRYGNTDELKLLVKRFHEVGIKVLGDVVLNHRCAQYRNQNGVWNIFGGLLNWDDRAVVADDPHFQGRGNKSSGDNFHAAPNIDHSQEFVRKDLKEWLLWLRKEIGYDGWRLDFVRGFWGGYVKDYLDATGPYFAVGEYWDSLSYTYGEMDHNQDAHRQRIIDWINATSGTAGAFDVTTKGILHAALERCEYWRLSDQKGKPPGVVGWWPSRAVTFIENHDTGSTQGHWRFPGGKEMQGYAYILTHPGTPAVFYDHIFSHLRSEISALISLRNRNKIHCRSTVQITKAERDVYAAVIGEKVAVKIGPGYYKPPSGPQSWSLAAEGKDYKVWEAS